From one Leptospira paudalimensis genomic stretch:
- a CDS encoding P-II family nitrogen regulator — protein sequence MEFKMKLEKAKLITIIADEALQDRLVSELKSLNVKGYTISEAKGEGINHEHLTSWEGKNIRLESLVSEGKALKIFQIISDKYLEKYPMVIFMNDVEVIRKERFN from the coding sequence ATGGAGTTTAAAATGAAATTAGAAAAAGCAAAACTCATCACCATCATTGCTGATGAAGCTCTCCAAGATCGATTAGTGTCTGAACTTAAATCTCTGAACGTCAAAGGATATACGATCAGTGAAGCCAAAGGAGAGGGAATTAATCATGAGCATCTAACTTCTTGGGAAGGAAAAAACATAAGATTAGAATCCTTAGTCTCGGAAGGTAAAGCCCTAAAGATATTTCAAATTATATCGGATAAATATTTAGAAAAATATCCTATGGTGATCTTTATGAATGATGTAGAAGTAATTCGAAAAGAAAGATTTAACTAA
- a CDS encoding sodium-dependent bicarbonate transport family permease, with protein MDILHALVANLQTPMFLAFLLGIIATIIKSDLKFPDGMYSGLTIYLLFAIGLKGGVKLSNTTLVEFYKPAMAALILCISIPLIAYGILTKFGKYDKANAAALAAHYGSVSAVTFSEALAFLDSLQITYEGFMPSMLAIMEIPAILVALLLVKMNPTDKSDESSWGKILHELLTGKGTLLLLGGLIIGMISGKKGHEQFAPLFEAPFRGMLILFLLEVGIVTGRRLTDLKKAGVFLIGFGILFPIVTAMFGLYLGKFIGLSMGGAMVLGTLSASASYIAAPAAVRIAIPEASPAIYLTASLAITFPFNLSVGLPFYLTVSKYLYGV; from the coding sequence ATGCATTAGTTGCAAATTTACAAACACCAATGTTCCTAGCATTTTTGCTAGGAATCATTGCAACCATCATCAAAAGTGATTTAAAATTTCCAGATGGTATGTATTCAGGTTTAACTATCTATCTTTTATTCGCTATCGGGCTTAAAGGAGGAGTTAAATTAAGTAACACAACCTTGGTAGAATTTTATAAACCAGCTATGGCAGCATTGATATTGTGTATATCAATCCCGCTCATAGCCTATGGAATACTTACCAAATTCGGGAAATACGATAAAGCAAATGCTGCTGCTCTAGCCGCGCACTACGGATCTGTTTCTGCTGTAACTTTCAGTGAAGCACTCGCATTTTTGGATTCATTGCAGATTACCTATGAAGGTTTTATGCCAAGTATGCTTGCTATTATGGAAATCCCAGCAATCCTTGTAGCTTTATTACTTGTAAAAATGAATCCAACTGATAAGTCTGATGAATCTTCTTGGGGAAAAATTTTACACGAACTTCTAACTGGAAAAGGAACCTTGTTACTATTAGGTGGCCTTATCATTGGAATGATCTCAGGAAAAAAAGGTCATGAACAATTTGCTCCCCTATTTGAAGCACCATTCCGAGGAATGTTAATTTTATTCTTATTGGAAGTTGGAATTGTAACAGGAAGGAGACTTACAGATCTTAAGAAAGCTGGTGTTTTCTTAATTGGATTTGGAATTCTTTTTCCAATCGTTACAGCGATGTTTGGGTTGTATTTAGGTAAATTCATTGGATTATCCATGGGTGGAGCGATGGTTCTTGGGACACTCAGTGCAAGTGCATCCTATATTGCTGCACCTGCAGCAGTTAGAATAGCAATACCGGAAGCGAGTCCTGCCATTTACCTCACTGCATCTCTTGCCATCACCTTCCCTTTTAACCTATCAGTTGGATTACCATTCTATTTAACTGTTTCGAAATACCTTTATGGAGTTTAA